In the Populus trichocarpa isolate Nisqually-1 chromosome 1, P.trichocarpa_v4.1, whole genome shotgun sequence genome, one interval contains:
- the LOC18095268 gene encoding kelch repeat-containing protein At3g27220 isoform X1 — protein sequence MSKLGFGQNNKQYGLMKLVFALSLATLVGIALFARFLGTSSSSISFTNQSIADNNVASDNHTNQDHQKEGSEDKNGNVEGRVLSATFADLPAPELEWEQMPSAPVPRLDGYSVQIKNLLYVFVGYRNLDHVHSHVDVYNFSDNTWCDKFDTPKDMANSHLGVATDGRYVYIVSGQYGAQCRTAITNCFSLDTETRKWHRLPPLPAPRYAPATQLWRGRLHVMGGSKENRHTPGVDHWSIAVKNGKALEEWRTEIPIPRHIGPVSWSMIGFLSLGVKRVISWLNLGRLFSSVLEGKR from the exons ATGTCTAAGTTAGGGTTTGGACAGAATAACAAGCAATATGGTTTAATGAAGTTGGTGTTTGCACTGTCATTGGCAACACTTGTAGGGATCGCTCTCTTCGCCCGTTTTCTTGGgacctcttcttcttccatttcttttACTAATCAATCCATTGCAGATAACAATGTAGCCAGTGACAATCACACCAACCAAGACCACCAG AAAGAAGGTTCTGAAGATAAAAATGGCAATGTAGAAGGGAGAGTCTTATCTGCCACTTTTGCTGATTTACCAGCACCGGAGTTAGAATGGGAGCAGATGCCATCAGCACCTGTGCCTCGTCTTGATGGTTATTCAGTACAGATCAAGAACCTTCTTTATGTATTTGTTGGATATAGAAACCTTGACCAT GTACACTCTCATGTTGATGTATACAATTTCAGTGATAATACATGGTGTGACAAATTTGATACCCCAAAAGACATGGCAAATTCACATTTGGGAGTGGCAACAGATGGGAGATACGTGTACATTGTCTCGGGACAATATGGTGCTCAATGCAGGACAGCCATAACTAATTGTTTCTCACTGGACACTGAGACAAGAAAATGGCACCGATTGCCTCCATTACCGGCACCAAG GTATGCTCCTGCAACTCAATTATGGAGAGGCAGACTGCATGTGATGGGTGGCAGCAAGGAAAATCGCCACACACCTGGAGTAGATCACTGGAGTATTGCAGTAAAGAATGGAAAAGCATTGGAGGAGTGGCGCACTGAAATACCCATTCCCCGTCACATAG GGCCTGTATCGTGGTCAATGATCGGCTTTTTGTCATTGGGGGTCAAGAGGGTGATTTCATGGCTAAACCTGGGTCGCCTATTTTCAAGTGTTCTCGAAGGA